The following coding sequences lie in one Cotesia glomerata isolate CgM1 linkage group LG5, MPM_Cglom_v2.3, whole genome shotgun sequence genomic window:
- the LOC123264916 gene encoding uncharacterized protein LOC123264916 gives MNDNKLDGLHLSETTLCLSKSLLDIDGYNLSVQIMYYPYEYLWYRDLRRWTYAEDERLIYLRTRHYDLRFNTAWRYVKLYNLDWWQDIANDAVFRRRNKDADDCYDRFCDLVDKFMEIRLMDRKERPYWEHYKMLRWFYHDCRNKFPDN, from the exons ATGAATGATAATAAGCTGGATGGTCTTCATCTGTCTGAGACAACTTTATGTCTGAGTAAGTCGTTGTTAGACATTGATGGTTATAACTTATCAGTACAAATCATGTATTATCCGTACGAATACTTGTGGTATCGCGATTTGAGACgct GGACATATGCTGAGGATGAACGCTTGATCTATCTACGTACTCGTCATTACGATTTACGTTTTAATACAGCCTGGCGATACGTGAAGTTATATAATCTTGATTGGTGGCA agATATTGCCAACGACGCAGTGTTTCGACGTCGAAACAAAGATGCTGACGACTGTTACGACAGGTTTTGCGACTTGGTAGATAAATTCATG gAAATTCGCTTGATGGACCGAAAAGAGAGACCCTACTGGGAGCATTATAAAATGCTTCGTTGGTTTTATCATGACTGTCGTAATAAGTTCCCTGACAATTAA